The Quercus robur chromosome 7, dhQueRobu3.1, whole genome shotgun sequence genome has a segment encoding these proteins:
- the LOC126692374 gene encoding uncharacterized protein LOC126692374 isoform X1, with protein MMTMNPRENLASLINSAKSASDIPSKLEPLRQLKRDLIQQHDLALVSESLSLLSDRFGPVRKFVTEMIGEIGLKHFEFLPEIVPVLITVLSDATPAVARQAITCGIELFRSILQKVAIQGLYSSELDSSLKSSWSWVLTLKENIYSVAFQTGSGGTRLLALKFVEAVILLYTPDPNGSSEPPPLDGKFAKFNISWLRGGHPILNVGDLSIEASQRLGLLLDQLRFPTVKSLSNSMIVVLINSLSTIAKQRPAFYGRILPVLLGLDPSSSVVNGMRVSAAKHALKNAFLTCLKCTHPGAAPWRDRLIGALRDMEAGGLTDQTIPEVCKINGSLGEGKEDSPVIKEEKPTIKSCDVVDVNLGSKRAGVPDSSDLAEDENVPGKRVRPTPSASEELTRESDKNNMMSHDDISLIGPTTSRGDGDNGPVQQLVAMFGALVAQGEKAVGSLEILISSISADLLAEVVMANMRHLPPNHSKGDGGEELLLNMTIVGSDSKAKYPPSFIADVLSLSSTFPPIASLLNAHRSESNDIVQKPCDEKEDVVAEADSVLACDGLDDGSENALLPTDLPASSVVSSGMEKGCFPISSDIHDVGDLESEIPGLDSSAHADGLSETLVTSSMASTDLEEASQDQVTSLGQSTLKLLPSMSTEKSEELSPKAAVTDVSSLVSSTATSAGLSCNFVLPKMSAPVVYLDDEQKDYLQKMAFIRIVEAYRQVAVAGGSQVRFSLLAYLGVEFPSELDPWKLLQKHILEDYMGHEGHELTLRVLYRLYGEQAEDRDFFSSTTAASEYENFLLTVAETLRDSFPPSDKSLSRLLDEAPDLPKSVLKLLEDMCSPGNCDKAEDLQSGDRVTQGLSAVWRLIMLRPSIRDVCLKVALQSAVHHLEEVRMKAIRLVANKLYPISSIAKQIEDFAKETLLSVISGDATERMDTEGSVTEMQKDSHLEKPVDEHPSVSVNSKDISSDTHQSSTCQSVSSLSVSEVQRCMSLYFALCTKKHSLFRQIFIIYKSTSKTVKQAVHRQIPILVRTMGSSSDLLEIISDPPSGSKNLLMQVLHTLTDGTIPSSELLFTIRKLYDSKLKDIEILIPVLPFLPKDEVKLIFPNVVNLPLDKFQAALARLLQGSSHSGPVLTPAEVLIAIHGIDPDKDEIPLKKVTDACNACFEQRQIFTQQVLAKVLNQLVEQIPLPLLFMRTVLQAIGAFPALVEFIMEILSRLVSKEIWKYPKLWVGFLKCALLTKPQSFGVLLKLPPAQLESALTRTAALKAPLIAHASQPNIRSSLPRSVLVVLGLAPESQTSNPAQTGVAPDSQNSSQVQTSQAQTSQAQTGDTGNSDKEVLTEKSKESSGAS; from the exons ATGATGACCATGAACCCGAGAGAAAACCTCGCGAGTCTAATAAACTCGGCAAAATCAGCCTCGGATATACCTTCGAAGCTCGAGCCATTGCGTCAATTGAAGCGCGATTTGATTCAACAACACGACCTTGCCTTGGTCTCCGAgtccctctctcttctctccgaCCGGTTCGGTCCGGTTCGCAAGTTCGTCACCGA gatgATTGGTGAAATTGGATTGAAGCATTTTGAATTCTTACCGGAGATTGTGCCGGTGTTGATTACGGTATTGAGTGATGCTACGCCGGCTGTTGCTCGACAAGCCATCACTTGTGGTATCGAATTGTTTCGTTCGATTCTTCAAAAAGTTGCAATTCAG GGCCTATACTCAAGTGAGTTGGACAGTTCACTGAAGTCATCATGGTCATGGGTGTTAACACTCAAGGAAAATATATACTCAGTAGCTTTTCAG ACAGGAAGTGGTGGGACGAGGTTGCTGGCATTGAAGTTTGTTGAGGCAGTCATTCTTCTTTACACACCTGATCCTAATGGCTCTTCAGAGCCCCCTCCTCTTGACG GAAAGTTTGCAAAATTCAACATTTCTTGGCTTCGTGGTGGTCATCCAATACTTAATGTTGGAGATTTGTCAATTGAGGCCAGTCAACGTTTGGGTTTATTGCTTGATCAACTCAGGTTTCCAACAGTGAAATCTCTTAGCAACTCAATGATCGTAGTGCTTATCAATAG CCTTTCAACAATCGCAAAGCAAAGGCCTGCATTTTATGGAAGGATTCTGCCTGTTTTACTTGGTTTGGATCCCTCGAGCTCTGTAGTCAATGGAATGCGTGTTTCCGCAGCAAAGCATGCCCTAAAAAATGCCTTCCTCACCTGCTTGAAATGTACACACCCGGGTGCTGCACCG TGGCGGGATCGGTTGATTGGTGCCTTGAGGGATATGGAAGCTGGAGGGTTGACTGACCAAACTATTCCGGAAGTGTGCAAGATTAATGGAAGTCTAGGGGAAGGGAAAGAAGATTCACCAGTTATTAAG GAAGAGAAACCCACAATTAAATCATGTGATGTTGTGGATGTTAATTTGGGGAGCAAAAGAGCTGGAGTACCAGACAGCAGTGATCTGGCTGAAGATGAAAATGTGCCTGGAAAGCGTGTCAGACCAACACCTAGTGCCTCAGAGGAATTGACTAGAGAGTCGGATAAGAATAACATGATGTCTCATGATGACATTTCTTTAATTGGACCAACCACTTCCAGAGGAGATGGTGATAATGGACCTGTGCAGCAACTTGTAGCTATGTTTGGCGCCTTGGTTGCACAAGGTGAAAAAGCTGTTGGTTCTTTAGAGATTCTTATCTCAAGCATCTCTGCTGACTTGTTAGCAGAGGTAGTGATGGCTAATATGCGACACCTTCCTCCCAATCATTCCAAAGGTGATGGAGGTGAAGAGTTGCTGCTAAACATGACCATAGTTGGTAGTGATTCTAAAGCTAAATATCCTCCATCATTTATAGCAGATGTTCTATCACTTTCTAGTACTTTCCCACCAATAGCTTCACTGTTAAATGCTCACCGGTCAGAGTCCAATGATATAGTG CAGAAACCTTGTGATGAGAAAGAAGATGTTGTGGCTGAAGCTGATAGTGTTCTTGCATGTGATGGCTTGGACGATGGATCGGAAAATGCATTGTTGCCCACTGATTTACCAGCTTCCTCTGTTGTTTCATCTGGAATGGAGAAAGGCTGCTTTCCTATATCATCTGATATTCATGATGTGGGGGATCTAGAGAGTGAGATACCTGGCCTGGATTCTTCTGCTCATGCTGATGGATTGTCAGAGACGCTTGTTACATCCTCCATGGCCTCCACTGACTTAGAAGAAGCCAGTCAAGATCAAGTTACAAGTTTGGGTCAGTCAACACTGAAGTTACTTCCATCTATGTCAACAGAGAAGTCTGAGGAGCTCAGCCCAAAAGCAGCTGTTACAGATGTCAGCAGCCTGGTCTCATCAACAGCAACTTCTGCTGGATTGTCTTGTAATTTTGTCTTGCCCAAGATGTCAGCGCCTGTTGTTTACCTTGATGATGAACAGAAGGATTATTTGCAAAAAATGGCTTTCATTCGTATTGTTGAGGCATATAGGCAAGTTGCAGTCGCTGGAGGTTCACAAGTTCGCTTTTCACTGCTTGCATATTTAGGGGTTGAG TTTCCCTCAGAGTTAGACCCATGGAAGCTTTTACAAAAGCATATCTTGGAAGATTATATGGGTCATGAG GGACACGAGTTGACCTTGCGTGTCCTCTACAGGTTATATGGCGAGCAAGCAGAAGATCGCGACTTCTTTTCTTCTACAACTGCAGCTTCTGAATATGAAAACTTCCTTCTTACTGTG GCAGAAACGCTTAGAGATTCTTTTCCACCTTCAGACAAATCATTAAGTAGATTGCTTGATGAAGCTCCTGATCTGCCCAAGTCagttttaaaattgttagaGGACATGTGTTCTCCTGGAAACTGTGATAAAGCTGAGGATTTACAGAGTGGGGATCGAGTAACTCAAGGTCTAAGCGCTGTGTGGAGATTGATTATGCTGAGGCCTTCTATTCGAGATGTCTGCTTGAAAGTTGCCTTACAG AGCGCGGTTCATCATTTGGAGGAAGTGCGAATGAAGGCAATACGACTG GTGGCAAACAAGCTTTATCCAATATCATCCATTGCTAAACAAATTGAAGATTTCGCAAAAGAAACATTGCTCTCTGTAATAAGTGGTGATGCAACAGAAAGAATGGATACTGAAGGATCAGTCACTGAAATGCAGAAG GATTCCCATCTAGAAAAACCTGTGGATGAACATCCCTCAGTGAGTGTGAACAGTAAAGATATTTCTTCTGATACTCATCAATCGAGCACATGTCAGAGTGTGTCCTCCCTTTCAGTCTCCGAGGTCCAGCGGTGCATGTCACTGTATTTTGCCTTATGTACCAAG AAGCACTCCCTTTTCCGCCAAATATTTATTATCTATAAAAGCACATCAAAGACAGTTAAACAG GCAGTTCATCGCCAGATCCCAATACTCGTCCGTACTATGGGCTCGTCGTCGGATCTTCTTGAAATCATTTCAGATCCTCCAAGTGGAAGCAAGAACCTCCTAATGCAG GTTTTGCATACACTGACGGATGGGACGATTCCCTCTTCAGAACTACTTTTTACCATTAGAAAGTTATATGATTCCAAACTAAAG GATATAGAGATTCTTATTCCAGTATTACCGTTCCTACCAAAGGATGAG GTTAAGCTGATATTTCCCAATGTTGTGAATCTTCCACTGGATAAGTTCCAAGCAGCACTTGCTCGCTTACtacag GGTTCATCTCATTCTGGTCCAGTGCTCACTCCAGCTGAAGTTTTGATTGCTATCCATGGGATTGATCCTGACAAAGATGAAATCCCCTTGAAGAAG GTCACAGATGCATGCAATGCATGTTTTGAGCAGAGGCAAATATTCACCCAACAAGTACTTGCGAAGGTTTTGAATCAATTG GTTGAGCAGATTCCTCTCCCTTTATTGTTCATGCGGACGGTATTACAAGCTATAGGTGCTTTCCCAGCGCTG GTGGAATTTATAATGGAGATCCTATCTCGTCTTGTCAGCAAGGAG ATTTGGAAATATCCAAAGTTGTGGGTAGGATTCTTGAAGTGTGCACTCTTGACAAAGCCTCAGTCATTTGGTGTATTGCTTAAG TTACCTCCAGCACAGCTAGAAAGCGCATTGACCAGAACTGCAGCTCTGAAAGCACCTCTGATTGCTCATGCTAGCCAACCAAACATCCGATCTTCACTTCCAag GTCTGTGTTGGTGGTTCTGGGACTTGCACCTGAATCTCAGACTTCAAATCCGGCACAAACTGGAGTAGCCCCAGATTCTCAGAATTCAAGTCAGGTTCAAACAAGTCAGGCTCAAACAAGTCAGGCTCAGACTGGAGATACAGGCAACTCAGATAAGGAAGTGCTGACAGAGAAATCTAAAGAATCATCTGGTGCTAGCTGA
- the LOC126692374 gene encoding uncharacterized protein LOC126692374 isoform X2, whose product MMTMNPRENLASLINSAKSASDIPSKLEPLRQLKRDLIQQHDLALVSESLSLLSDRFGPVRKFVTEMIGEIGLKHFEFLPEIVPVLITVLSDATPAVARQAITCGIELFRSILQKVAIQGLYSSELDSSLKSSWSWVLTLKENIYSVAFQTGSGGTRLLALKFVEAVILLYTPDPNGSSEPPPLDGKFAKFNISWLRGGHPILNVGDLSIEASQRLGLLLDQLRFPTVKSLSNSMIVVLINSLSTIAKQRPAFYGRILPVLLGLDPSSSVVNGMRVSAAKHALKNAFLTCLKCTHPGAAPWRDRLIGALRDMEAGGLTDQTIPEVCKINGSLGEGKEDSPVIKEEKPTIKSCDVVDVNLGSKRAGVPDSSDLAEDENVPGKRVRPTPSASEELTRESDKNNMMSHDDISLIGPTTSRGDGDNGPVQQLVAMFGALVAQGEKAVGSLEILISSISADLLAEVVMANMRHLPPNHSKGDGGEELLLNMTIVGSDSKAKYPPSFIADVLSLSSTFPPIASLLNAHRSESNDIVKPCDEKEDVVAEADSVLACDGLDDGSENALLPTDLPASSVVSSGMEKGCFPISSDIHDVGDLESEIPGLDSSAHADGLSETLVTSSMASTDLEEASQDQVTSLGQSTLKLLPSMSTEKSEELSPKAAVTDVSSLVSSTATSAGLSCNFVLPKMSAPVVYLDDEQKDYLQKMAFIRIVEAYRQVAVAGGSQVRFSLLAYLGVEFPSELDPWKLLQKHILEDYMGHEGHELTLRVLYRLYGEQAEDRDFFSSTTAASEYENFLLTVAETLRDSFPPSDKSLSRLLDEAPDLPKSVLKLLEDMCSPGNCDKAEDLQSGDRVTQGLSAVWRLIMLRPSIRDVCLKVALQSAVHHLEEVRMKAIRLVANKLYPISSIAKQIEDFAKETLLSVISGDATERMDTEGSVTEMQKDSHLEKPVDEHPSVSVNSKDISSDTHQSSTCQSVSSLSVSEVQRCMSLYFALCTKKHSLFRQIFIIYKSTSKTVKQAVHRQIPILVRTMGSSSDLLEIISDPPSGSKNLLMQVLHTLTDGTIPSSELLFTIRKLYDSKLKDIEILIPVLPFLPKDEVKLIFPNVVNLPLDKFQAALARLLQGSSHSGPVLTPAEVLIAIHGIDPDKDEIPLKKVTDACNACFEQRQIFTQQVLAKVLNQLVEQIPLPLLFMRTVLQAIGAFPALVEFIMEILSRLVSKEIWKYPKLWVGFLKCALLTKPQSFGVLLKLPPAQLESALTRTAALKAPLIAHASQPNIRSSLPRSVLVVLGLAPESQTSNPAQTGVAPDSQNSSQVQTSQAQTSQAQTGDTGNSDKEVLTEKSKESSGAS is encoded by the exons ATGATGACCATGAACCCGAGAGAAAACCTCGCGAGTCTAATAAACTCGGCAAAATCAGCCTCGGATATACCTTCGAAGCTCGAGCCATTGCGTCAATTGAAGCGCGATTTGATTCAACAACACGACCTTGCCTTGGTCTCCGAgtccctctctcttctctccgaCCGGTTCGGTCCGGTTCGCAAGTTCGTCACCGA gatgATTGGTGAAATTGGATTGAAGCATTTTGAATTCTTACCGGAGATTGTGCCGGTGTTGATTACGGTATTGAGTGATGCTACGCCGGCTGTTGCTCGACAAGCCATCACTTGTGGTATCGAATTGTTTCGTTCGATTCTTCAAAAAGTTGCAATTCAG GGCCTATACTCAAGTGAGTTGGACAGTTCACTGAAGTCATCATGGTCATGGGTGTTAACACTCAAGGAAAATATATACTCAGTAGCTTTTCAG ACAGGAAGTGGTGGGACGAGGTTGCTGGCATTGAAGTTTGTTGAGGCAGTCATTCTTCTTTACACACCTGATCCTAATGGCTCTTCAGAGCCCCCTCCTCTTGACG GAAAGTTTGCAAAATTCAACATTTCTTGGCTTCGTGGTGGTCATCCAATACTTAATGTTGGAGATTTGTCAATTGAGGCCAGTCAACGTTTGGGTTTATTGCTTGATCAACTCAGGTTTCCAACAGTGAAATCTCTTAGCAACTCAATGATCGTAGTGCTTATCAATAG CCTTTCAACAATCGCAAAGCAAAGGCCTGCATTTTATGGAAGGATTCTGCCTGTTTTACTTGGTTTGGATCCCTCGAGCTCTGTAGTCAATGGAATGCGTGTTTCCGCAGCAAAGCATGCCCTAAAAAATGCCTTCCTCACCTGCTTGAAATGTACACACCCGGGTGCTGCACCG TGGCGGGATCGGTTGATTGGTGCCTTGAGGGATATGGAAGCTGGAGGGTTGACTGACCAAACTATTCCGGAAGTGTGCAAGATTAATGGAAGTCTAGGGGAAGGGAAAGAAGATTCACCAGTTATTAAG GAAGAGAAACCCACAATTAAATCATGTGATGTTGTGGATGTTAATTTGGGGAGCAAAAGAGCTGGAGTACCAGACAGCAGTGATCTGGCTGAAGATGAAAATGTGCCTGGAAAGCGTGTCAGACCAACACCTAGTGCCTCAGAGGAATTGACTAGAGAGTCGGATAAGAATAACATGATGTCTCATGATGACATTTCTTTAATTGGACCAACCACTTCCAGAGGAGATGGTGATAATGGACCTGTGCAGCAACTTGTAGCTATGTTTGGCGCCTTGGTTGCACAAGGTGAAAAAGCTGTTGGTTCTTTAGAGATTCTTATCTCAAGCATCTCTGCTGACTTGTTAGCAGAGGTAGTGATGGCTAATATGCGACACCTTCCTCCCAATCATTCCAAAGGTGATGGAGGTGAAGAGTTGCTGCTAAACATGACCATAGTTGGTAGTGATTCTAAAGCTAAATATCCTCCATCATTTATAGCAGATGTTCTATCACTTTCTAGTACTTTCCCACCAATAGCTTCACTGTTAAATGCTCACCGGTCAGAGTCCAATGATATAGTG AAACCTTGTGATGAGAAAGAAGATGTTGTGGCTGAAGCTGATAGTGTTCTTGCATGTGATGGCTTGGACGATGGATCGGAAAATGCATTGTTGCCCACTGATTTACCAGCTTCCTCTGTTGTTTCATCTGGAATGGAGAAAGGCTGCTTTCCTATATCATCTGATATTCATGATGTGGGGGATCTAGAGAGTGAGATACCTGGCCTGGATTCTTCTGCTCATGCTGATGGATTGTCAGAGACGCTTGTTACATCCTCCATGGCCTCCACTGACTTAGAAGAAGCCAGTCAAGATCAAGTTACAAGTTTGGGTCAGTCAACACTGAAGTTACTTCCATCTATGTCAACAGAGAAGTCTGAGGAGCTCAGCCCAAAAGCAGCTGTTACAGATGTCAGCAGCCTGGTCTCATCAACAGCAACTTCTGCTGGATTGTCTTGTAATTTTGTCTTGCCCAAGATGTCAGCGCCTGTTGTTTACCTTGATGATGAACAGAAGGATTATTTGCAAAAAATGGCTTTCATTCGTATTGTTGAGGCATATAGGCAAGTTGCAGTCGCTGGAGGTTCACAAGTTCGCTTTTCACTGCTTGCATATTTAGGGGTTGAG TTTCCCTCAGAGTTAGACCCATGGAAGCTTTTACAAAAGCATATCTTGGAAGATTATATGGGTCATGAG GGACACGAGTTGACCTTGCGTGTCCTCTACAGGTTATATGGCGAGCAAGCAGAAGATCGCGACTTCTTTTCTTCTACAACTGCAGCTTCTGAATATGAAAACTTCCTTCTTACTGTG GCAGAAACGCTTAGAGATTCTTTTCCACCTTCAGACAAATCATTAAGTAGATTGCTTGATGAAGCTCCTGATCTGCCCAAGTCagttttaaaattgttagaGGACATGTGTTCTCCTGGAAACTGTGATAAAGCTGAGGATTTACAGAGTGGGGATCGAGTAACTCAAGGTCTAAGCGCTGTGTGGAGATTGATTATGCTGAGGCCTTCTATTCGAGATGTCTGCTTGAAAGTTGCCTTACAG AGCGCGGTTCATCATTTGGAGGAAGTGCGAATGAAGGCAATACGACTG GTGGCAAACAAGCTTTATCCAATATCATCCATTGCTAAACAAATTGAAGATTTCGCAAAAGAAACATTGCTCTCTGTAATAAGTGGTGATGCAACAGAAAGAATGGATACTGAAGGATCAGTCACTGAAATGCAGAAG GATTCCCATCTAGAAAAACCTGTGGATGAACATCCCTCAGTGAGTGTGAACAGTAAAGATATTTCTTCTGATACTCATCAATCGAGCACATGTCAGAGTGTGTCCTCCCTTTCAGTCTCCGAGGTCCAGCGGTGCATGTCACTGTATTTTGCCTTATGTACCAAG AAGCACTCCCTTTTCCGCCAAATATTTATTATCTATAAAAGCACATCAAAGACAGTTAAACAG GCAGTTCATCGCCAGATCCCAATACTCGTCCGTACTATGGGCTCGTCGTCGGATCTTCTTGAAATCATTTCAGATCCTCCAAGTGGAAGCAAGAACCTCCTAATGCAG GTTTTGCATACACTGACGGATGGGACGATTCCCTCTTCAGAACTACTTTTTACCATTAGAAAGTTATATGATTCCAAACTAAAG GATATAGAGATTCTTATTCCAGTATTACCGTTCCTACCAAAGGATGAG GTTAAGCTGATATTTCCCAATGTTGTGAATCTTCCACTGGATAAGTTCCAAGCAGCACTTGCTCGCTTACtacag GGTTCATCTCATTCTGGTCCAGTGCTCACTCCAGCTGAAGTTTTGATTGCTATCCATGGGATTGATCCTGACAAAGATGAAATCCCCTTGAAGAAG GTCACAGATGCATGCAATGCATGTTTTGAGCAGAGGCAAATATTCACCCAACAAGTACTTGCGAAGGTTTTGAATCAATTG GTTGAGCAGATTCCTCTCCCTTTATTGTTCATGCGGACGGTATTACAAGCTATAGGTGCTTTCCCAGCGCTG GTGGAATTTATAATGGAGATCCTATCTCGTCTTGTCAGCAAGGAG ATTTGGAAATATCCAAAGTTGTGGGTAGGATTCTTGAAGTGTGCACTCTTGACAAAGCCTCAGTCATTTGGTGTATTGCTTAAG TTACCTCCAGCACAGCTAGAAAGCGCATTGACCAGAACTGCAGCTCTGAAAGCACCTCTGATTGCTCATGCTAGCCAACCAAACATCCGATCTTCACTTCCAag GTCTGTGTTGGTGGTTCTGGGACTTGCACCTGAATCTCAGACTTCAAATCCGGCACAAACTGGAGTAGCCCCAGATTCTCAGAATTCAAGTCAGGTTCAAACAAGTCAGGCTCAAACAAGTCAGGCTCAGACTGGAGATACAGGCAACTCAGATAAGGAAGTGCTGACAGAGAAATCTAAAGAATCATCTGGTGCTAGCTGA